The genomic region atggaggtgatgttcaggtTCTGGTTCTATACCTCCagatgatgaaaacaaaaaacatttaactgtgACCAAACATCATGGTTAATTAAAGTACAAACCAAGGTGACCTTTATCAGCTTCTTCATTTGGATATTTAAATATGCACATGTTAAAATGCAGCACAGCACTGGGTGCTTatcagacaggtgagcagacattTCCCTGCTGATATGAGCGATTTCAAGTTTGGATGATTTGCTGCCAGCAACTTAAATACTGGATTTTATAAATGTgagtatatattattattattattatatatttattattattattattttgcctTTAGTACTATTGCACTAAtcattatatacattttaacaaCTTCAGATGTTCAAATATGAATCTTCTACATACAATTCACCTTCagtcattttagttttttttaaagtgcctTTCACAAAGCCAAGAAGCAatgttacatttattatttacaatttaTATATGATATGTACATAgcaattattttataaatattggcccaagtcttgaaacTATGGTAAAGCATAAAGGGATAGTTTGAGAtttttgaagtggggctgtatgaggtacttatccataATCAGCGTATTACCTGCAGTAGGTGGCGGTTGGAGCGTCCCCAGTTTGAAAATACAGAAAGTTGTACTGGCACAGACACGTACTGCAGTGGACAGTCAGCTGCAAAATGTACAACGcccagagaaaaaaataaatcaatctgTTAAAGTGTGCGCTATATTTAGAATCTACCCTGCTATCAGACAGCCTTTTAATTTGAACTTTTTTCTCAACTTTAGAACTTAAGCATTCCTATGAATAAGTGAAACTTAGCTGCACACCGTCTGAGGGCAAGGTAAGAGCTGGAAATATTCTGAAAATAGCGTACTGAACTGATATTGATTTTTTCGGTGGGCCTTCTTTTAGgttgttaaaatacctttagcAACTGACTTTGTGCACAGCAGTGAATTGTTTAGCTTCCGTCCTGGTACAACTTGCTGCTTCACCAAACTGGGGAAGCACCGAGTGCCttctactgcaggtaatacactgactgTGGATAAGTATCTCATTACAGCCCCACTTCAAAATTCCCAAACTATACCTTCCATCAAAATGTAACATATCTTGCCTGTAATTATTTTAAggtggatttttgttttttgctttattgTCTGCTGTCCtttgtttttaatgcttttctcattttattttttctcttacATTTCAGTGAAACCAGAAATGGATTGTGCAGTGCTTTTAATTTCTGTCCTCTTTGGTAAGAGTTGCACAACATGGTGGGACATGGTGTAGTTCAACAATTTATTGTGCAAAAATAAGCTTACAGGCAGGTGAACTGGTATATGGTGGATGGCTGATGAAGGAATAAGTTGCAGGTGAGGAGTAAATGCCAGAAATCTGCACGGCTGATGAGAGAAACTGGTGTGATGCACGGATAGGCTCTGAAATTATTTGAATACTCATGAACGCATAAATCATCCACCTGCCCCCTAcccaacaaattattttctcaaatttAGAGACAGCACCCACATGGACATTTTACCTCTTAGGTTGCTGATTAAAAGTTAGCCTATTTATAATGTAACAGTAATGTAACtatttcaatttgtttatttacataatGCAACTTactacataaaaatattttttgatttattttctaaatttctTTAGAGGCAATTTAACTGGCAGATGCGTGGTGCggcaaattcaaacatgagaaccaatcaaaGCATCAGAATAGCATCAAACTTAACTAAACAGCTGTGGCTGAAAATGCCAAAGGAAGACGTTgtgcaaatgaaaaacatgtaaaGCAACGAAATAAAGGTTAAGTGTATAAGTTTCAGTGACATTTAGTgatgagggttgcgaattgcaacaaATTGCCAAAAGCTCCTCACtcaataatcagctgattgtcacACGTAAGGGGCACATTTATGTCAACGtagcaaagccaaaacacacacaatacccATAATAACACATTACAATccaattatatattatacaacATTGGCTGgaaaaacacctcacttctctTCTCTATGTGATTATGGCCATTATATCCTTTATTTCTGACatcatctgtctgcatctgtcccgACTTTGTCTGGCTTCATCAGTAATGTAgacagaaatggctcattctaaggtaataaaaacataaaactgttaattatataaggtctttataaaccactaaaaacatatttatggatattatattgcatttctattaataaatcctcagaaatattacacactggacatttaatattattcaacatatagcctagctttttacagaaattaTTCAGATGTATCCCCCAGtgtaatcatgaacatttttataagtaccttaattacacattttttcctTGTAACTGTAACggattacagttacatttattttgtgattaaattacataaataaattatatgtaACTTGTTCAAACATTTTTGCCCTCTATTTTTTACCCTTAAGGATTTGGCCTCAATTCCTGCTCTCACGCCATCCTTCCTGAGTACCACTATGTCAGCTTGAAAATGAACTGGACCGACGCTCAGCATTACTGCAGAGTGAAACACACCGACCTGGCGACCATTGAAAGCATAGATGATGTGAGCAGGCTAAACAGACCCAGTTCAGATACCTCATTGTTGTGGATCGGACTGAGGGATGACACAAACTCCTGGAGATGGTCAGCGACTGGTGATACGAGCAAAACTGGTTACTACAACTGGCAACCAGGTCTGCAAAGCAAAAATCTCAGAGATTTTGCCTGTGTGGTGATAAACGGTGAAGGAACATGGAAAGATTCACCCTGTGTCTTGacattatatttcatttgttaCAATGGTAAGACTAATTTTGCATTTCTTGATTTAAAGAGTAACTGCTAGTGGAAAAGCAGTGTATGACTGCCCTTTCTGGTTGAAAGTTTCCAGTTTGTTTGGGTGTGCTAGATTGCACCTGTAATCACTCCcctcagtgatgtcacagtgtactGACACACCCTATAGTCCACTTCTACATCACCACAGCAACAGGAGTTGAGCAGATTCTTTGcagtcagtggtggaagaaatactcCACCTTATTGAACTAAAATTAGGATATAAAGCTGTGTACAGTATTGATATCTTCCCAGCTCTATATAGTTGAGTTTTAGGATTGAAAACACTACCATCTTCTAACACTCGCTTTACTCTTTTTTTCTATTGTAGCTACAAATCCTCCAGGCCAGAAAAAATTTTTTCTATATCAAATCGGGCTAGCATGGAAGAATGCCCAAGCTTACTGCAGAACACATCACACAGATCTAGCCATGATTGAGAATGCTcaggaaaacacacaagtgttttcagtagGGTTAGGGTTTGCTGGAGTGTGGATTGGCTTGTACCGGACACCATGGAGGTGGTCCGACATCAGCAGCAGCCCTTTCACAAACTGGGGAATTGGACAGCCGAATAACATTGGTGGTGATCTGTACTGCGCGGTTGAAACGTCAGACCACTATTGGAATGTTTCGAGATGTGACAGCGAGCTTTCATTCTTCTGCTATGGAGGTGAAAATATACATAGATCTCATAAATACTCAGGTTTCTTCAATGAAATTATATATTGTTCATTGATTTGTGGTCATGTGTTTGTTGGACTGTCCAGCCCTAAAAGTGAAGACAACTGTGGTGAGGATAAAGATTCAAACTGATGCTGACCTATCAGATCCAGCTATTAACGCCCAGATCCTTCAACAGGTGAAACTTCCTCCAATGTTATCTCTCTCTATCAGTTCTTAAAGAGGAacttttacacatcaaagtagTTTACAGGTCTCGGGGAGTACTGCTGTACATGTAGTTGTATAAAGCCTTCTGTGGTTCCAGAGTGAATTATGATAAATTGATGAATCAGATCTCACGCCTGACATATCAAAACAGCTTTGGCTGTTTACTCTGATAACTCCCATCCCTCAAGTTAAGCTATGTGACATTAGCAAAAATAACACTTGAAATTAATGATGTTTAACACACAATGTGTTTCAGATGCTACATTCCCAAAAcgctattgttgttttttgacaATGGTCTTCTGAAAAAACTTTGATTCCCTCTCAGCTAGGTGCAGGGCTGACGAACAAGTCTTCGCTGACTGACTTCAACCTGCGGTGGAAGATTCAAcccaaaaaacagacagagagaaagacaaagactgATGAAGCCAACGGAAAAGATGTCCTTTGTAATTGATGTTTTCAACAAACTGCAAGGGCAGTGTGCATGTAACCACAATGAATGTAGCCAGATTACTTTATTAACCATTTCTTGTAGATCACATAATCTATCATGAAATTCACTGAGTGCAGTGTTTAACTACCCTCTGCGGTTGAATGTTTTGAGCCTGTTCCTGTTTCAGCGAAGACCTGTTCCAGGTCAGCAAAGACTTGATTTTCAAGGGTTGTCAAGTTACTCTTTAAATTAGGATAACTACAACAATCCTAAAAAGGAATTATGATTTAATCTTTTATCTAGTGAGTGATTATATAAACTATTAATTTCTGGTGTGATTGTGTTCTAAATCTAGTTTTTTGTCTACAACTGGTAGTCTATCAGGAATTCCCAAAGTGTGGTGCGTGCATCTCTCGGGGTACTTGAGCTGcctatgaaataaaaacaggacatttaaaaatttgtaaaatgttaacttaaaattaaaaacacttttaattaataaataaatggacaCAAAATTACAATAGACCAAACGTCCTCCTCCCCTGACATGTCCTCTTTTTAGGACCTAAAAAGTGCGTACCGCCGGGATTTCTAATTCGCCCAAAACATAAggcaaataaagtgtaacctataaatatatttaaaacagtaaactttgtctttattgtcataatattatactaatacacttaTTTATACTAGTATCAGGTGGATagtgcctctgcagtggacagatgtagatttagccagagccaggatgccattgCGCAAATATGTGCTTCTTCTTGCCACCTCTCTTCTTGAGAGCGACACAAATATAGCcgagctttttacagaaaatattcaaatgtaacaCCCAATGTtatcatgaacattttcaaaagtaaccgatttaaatacacattttgcccagtaaatgtaatatattagtTACAGTTaaattgtaattaaattacataactAAATACATGTGACTAGTTACTTCCCAACACTGGGAACCAGGGCTTGATTAACTTTTTTGGTGGTCTTCCAAAGTTACTAGCTATgcagcattttcactagccacatttttgttgttggaaaattaCGTTTTATATGATCAAAGTTGACAATGGCATGCTTAAATTGGCATGCTAAAATGGactaatattatcattagctctgataaagttgcgtgtaaagctcctttttttgAGAACATGTAGtctattaagataaacacaaaaaGCGTAGCTTCTTATTATATATACTGTTACgacccctccctctccctgctTCTTTCTCCTGCAAGAGGCTGCAGGCAGGGAGGCTGATTGGGCTGGGCAATCACCTGTATAGCTCTACCTTGAGAGCTTATTTAGCCAGGACTGGTCAGTCTTTTGCTCTCTCCTCCTAGGCCGGCGTCTTATCGGGTTtgtcctttgtttttcttttggtttatcctgacaaaacacacactcacacacatctcaCTCATCCATTCACTGCTGACATAACTAATAGTCATACTTTGCCACACCACATATCacactcacagtgtcaggaacaattcctgtgcaataacccagtaactctgtctctaatcagcacctgtttactggtttccacttattatttatttattcaccattcactatttcagtgctgctcatactatgtcatattgatcatactgattttattttattatattattattgtataagtaagcacattgtgagcaatgtacaatcctgaatcaaattcctcgtatgtgtacacatacctggcaataaaactaattctgattctgatttttgATGATTTGACTTTTCTGTTACTGGTATAATAAATCATTTCTTTAGCAAGCAAACCTGTTGTGTCTCACCTTCTTTTTGTCACGGGCTAAGAGCTGGCTTGTGACCATCTTTGGTCTCAAAGGCCTAGAGTATCAGTCTTACGTCAAACATCCTCCTTAACATCGAAATAACTTTTATGGGTTAGCATATATTCATATGCCAGAACTGCTGCCTTATAAGGCGTTGTCACCTTATGTTCATTAATGAATGTTGCCAAACGCTCTGGCACAGAATCCTTAAATTGCTCTAGAATAATCAAATCATAAAGATCCTCAAATGTGCTAACCTCAGATGATGAACACCAACGATGAAATTGAGAGGCCAAATCACGGGCAGACTCAGTGTAAGTGTGATTATCTTGCTTCTTCCTAAAACGAAAGCGCTGACGGTATGCCTCTGGCACCAGTTCATAGACGTTCAACACTGCGGACGTAACAATTTCGTGCACCTTGCTATCAGCTAGGCTCAAAGCCTAGTAGGCTCCTTGAGCTTTACTGGTCAGAACACTTTGCAACAACATAGTTTAACATAGTTCAGGATAAACCCAATAAGACGCCGGCCTAGGAGGAGAGAGCAAAAGACTGATCAGTCCTAAGCTCTGAAGGTAGAGCTGTACAGGTGATTGCCCAGCCCAATCAGCCTCCCAGCTTGCGGCCTCTTGCAGGAGAAGGAAGCAGGAAGACGGAGGGGTCGTGCTGCATGGTTGTAAAAGATTAATTGAAAAggtaaaaactaaactgaaaaaaatcatcagaaacACTGTTTGTTTTAACAGCAGTAAATACAGTAATACAGAGTAGAAAAATAATCTGCAATTATTCTGTCTATCCACAATTAAGGCAACAGGATTAAAACTTTCTGTAGGCCTCTATCATTTTTGAGCACtttgagtgtttgttttgcatctgcatttcctcagagctctgactggacTTATGTTTGTCATAATGAAGCTCTGGTAGCTCTGAGTAGGTGGAGATACGTCCACCTGAAACGAGTATACtggtctttattttccagattattcccaTACAAACACATCTCCTGCTTTCCTACATGTCATGAACTGACcactgtgttgatgtgtgtgtgcatgcgaccAGTCgcgtgtgatgacagagatcataCCATCAGGTTACAAGCAGGCGGGAGGCTGACGGTCTACAGGTCTGAgggactgtggctgccctgtgacagattcatttgacaaaagtctggatgtcatatttgGCGCTATTAAAAAAGCTTGCTATATCATTGCTGCTGGTTTAGTTGATAATTAACGGTAGGCTAAAACAGCCCTCGGAACAACGGCCAGTTTGACAGTTTTAATCTCCACAGCGTCTTCTTGTTTAGGCTACAGTGTTGTCAGTCAAGACAATAGGCTTCATgaatggaccaatgagcaaacatTGGTAGTAGGCAactcatgggagttgtagtgtTGTGGTGTGAAATTGCAATTCGTTTGTCATTTCAGATGCCTTTTGAAAAGACTACAATTTTTCAACACGCCAAAGGGAATCTAAGCATCTAATTTGGCGGGTTGGCGGGtcttaatgtcaagccctgctggtaacttaaatataatattCACAATACACCTGAGATTATGTATGTATTAtctatatataaacataatactaacagtgttgggcaagttactcagaaattgtagtagcttactagttacttattacttaaagtaataatattactttacttactaCTGGattgataaaagtaactagttacgttactatattactttcactaccaccACCCTTAACCACCATTAACCCGGAACTCCTTGCAAAAGACCCGCCGGCTGGAAGTACTGGTAGGTTTTGGGAAGTTCAAATCCTTGATTACAGAGGTTTTTAAAGATGAATGTAACTGTTTTTGAATAAGTAGGCATTACATTGATGTATTATAACTActgatttcatttttaatgtacGGGTTAGATAGTCTGTTGCTTTTGTAGCTAAAAGGGTAAACGTTTCGATTGTATTTTTTACTGCTCTTTTATGTTACTGTTAGACTTGCTGTCCTGCTCCCTTTCTTGGCCAGGGCGtccttgaaaaagagattttatctCAATGGTTTTTTtcccctggttaaataaaaaaaataatataatgatactTAGAATAATTGTGTTagtagtaaaacaatacaaatgcaaacttggcaataaaagtgagttttaagtttagaaacattttgagtcccccctctattgcctcacagtggtttggtccactgcctgtgttgataatgcacagatgatggcctaccatcaagtatttaattttgtgtatacttcacatcatgagtaataacaggggtgaatatgaaGACGTTTGTTGTTTCCCAGCAAAAGTTATGttgggatacaaaatacaaactgggattCAGGGCATGTCTAGTACACTAGAGcttatactgttcattaagccttataaagaagtgttgcatcaaagaatgaACTGTAACTggagctaaagttaacaggaatgcttttattttgaataatgcaatttaataaaactcTTAAGCTGCTGAAAGGATCCTGTTACAGAAACaaataactaagttactgaaacatactaaaacattacattatattctaaACAAGATATTTTGAATGCTTGAACATTGCCCTTGTCTGTTTTGTCCCGGTTTGAAtgggcccctctgacaaaacaactggccccaaTCTGGCCTcctcaataaaattggtctagaactGCCACTGCTGCTTTGCTTGCTCTGTAAGTTCACACGTTTTTGTTCAAGTAAAATTCAAatctttaaatgaaatattgctCTAGATTAGAGTCCTTTGATCTTAgacaacagaaaagacaaaacattctACTTATCAATTCCCAAAATTTAATATCAGATGCCAATCAATGTGACCTTTGTCAGATTACTGATTTGCATATTCAAATATGTGCCAGCTGAAAAGCAGCAGtactttttcttttcacttaCCATGCCTATTAGGATATGTCCTTTTAAGTGGAAACTTGGCAAAAAAATTTTGTGATTCTGATTTAAATTAGGGCTGTCTGTTATTGCTAATTAACAAACATCCCTTTAACACGAAGCtataacacacatttacactgtttgtttttcattctaTCTGCTGTACTAAGGTCTCTCTCCCAGAGATTTTCATCTCAGTGGAGTACCTGATTAAATTAATGTGGTATATAAGTAAGGGAATATTTCAAGGAGTAatggtgttcatccctccaagagttccacagacttggcaaggagcactgaagctgttcttGAGGCTTGCGGTGGCCTGACAATAGAGTCACACAACACATATCAGTGTGATAAAATGTAACTTCCATCTACACATACAATCATAGTGGAATCACATTAACACTCGGATTGCTACGTAGTACCCAGTGGTTACACATTGAGTCACAGCAGCCATGACGGTAGATATGGCATGCTACTATATTTAGAGATTGCACATTCCCTTCTAGTCAAGTAACAAAATGCACAGGCCTTTAAAGGCACAAATGAACAATAATTATCGTTCCGATGAGTACTGGCTGATCGGGCATATCTCATTATCGGAAGCATATCGGGGAATGAATTAGCACAGTGTTCTTTTAATAACATTGAGGATGAGAGACATAGACAGAGCAGATCAAATAACCCCTTCTACATCTCATGCTTGTTTAATGGATGTATTGACAAAGTTGTCTTTACTCTTGAGGTTTTATTGAACATACTAAAGTAACAAAGGTAGATGTCGTCAACTCAAGTACTTTAGAGTTACCTTCCCTTCAACATGTCCATGGCCTATCTCTGCGATTGTTTGTGCGTGTGAGGccgcatgtgtgtgttatgtgcaAAACGACGGTACAGAACAGCAGAGGCTGCAACCTGATAATAAACAGTTCGGTCTTCAGCCCCAGGCCCGTTTAACACCATGCTTCTGTGCCCATCTAGTATctgattaaacatgtaaatCACATATGCTTGCTCTGTTCTGTAGTGGGGTTCTTTACTGCGGCTCTCCTCGGGCTTTCCATGTAAgcacatggatgggcagggaggtgctctTCCTATCTTATGGCTTTTCCATGGAGGCACGTGGAAGGGCAGAGAGGTGTGCTCTCCCTGCCTTATGCTTTCCACATATACATGTGGAAGGACGCACATAGGTGCGTGGATGGGCAGGGAGATCCTAAAACAGAGCCATAATGCCAAATCTAACTACAATGCCGCAAAATCAGTgtttgatgaaagttgtcctgactgaactaATCTATCATGAAATATACtgtgaaaagtgtttttaaCTACCCTCTCTGTTTgaatgttttgtgtctgtttctttttcagcaAAACAACTGAAGGTCAGCAATTTTTTTTAAGGGttgttaagttactctttaaacTAAAATGATCACAACCATCCTAAAAAAGAATGATGATTGAATCTTTATCTGTAGTGAGTGGTCATGTAAACTCTGTTAATTTCTAGTATTTTTGTGTTCTAAATCTAGTTTTTTTGTCTACAGCAAATTTTTGTCTATCAGGGATTCCCCACCCCCGCAATTGTAGTCTTTTCAAAAGGCATCTGAAATGACctccagtcaacccctgcttgatcgtcgttgctcctaacCTGGTGCTACATCATCGTTCTAGCCCCTGAGTATCCTGCGCCATTTctgtttccctgtgctttgttcCCACTGagtctaaccctgtctgtctgcctgtctcccctccaggtccactcacctccgtccTCCGTTCCGTCAGCTGGGCTGGTCCCCAGCGCCCCCGGctcccttgtctcagtctcctcggttccccttGCCCGTGTTTCCACGGCGTccgcctctccctcacctccagtCCCTCAATCAAGCCTGTTCTGCCCAAGTGAACAGAACACTTGGGccgtttgggtccactctgtccccaaccacaacaaaaacattagatttaaaacaacatgcattttaataaataaataaataaatgtaaacaaaatgcTATTCAGTTCTTGCTGGCCAGCTTGTCTTTACATAACTAGCTAGCATAGCTTAATTCATGTAAATATGCATAACTGGTTAAAATCAGGGAAATTGTGGGACATCTAAAGTTATTAGTCAtgaaagaggagagggacagagggtCAAGAATTGGAGgcgagagaaaaagagagatgcGTTGAAGTGAGACCGGGAGAAGAAAGCTGGAGTCATAGCAAGGTAAGATGGGGGAGACCGAAAAGGAACAGATCAGGAGCTCATAATGTGAGTGCACACTGTCTGCGATCTGTTGACTATTGTGTTACATTTGTTCTGATTATTTGTGCATTCTTAAACTTGATGCCTTTAATGGCTAAAAAAAGCtgtgttgcattttgttttcttttgcttttttttgtgtaGGGGACTGGGGGTGCAGCAATTCTGTCAGGATGTAGAAGGGCCTAAGGCTGTAGGTCTATAGTATAACAAAATGACGTATGTAAGTCATTTATATATTTGCCTTTCTCTAAAttcattttccttttaaatctTGTTCTTCTAGACTCAATTATCATCCCTTTACTGTGAAACTACAGTAAAAACCATATAGCAACAGTACAGAACAACtctgtaaatgtaatttggaGTCTTCATTAGCAcaacttttctgttttaaagtctgtttttttataCTGGCCTGCAGACTGTGcttgaggaggaaaaaaatgtactccccattcacatgttggttTGTGTATCAGCTGGTAAACCACCTCTCCTCcaccccctccacacacacaatatttatattacaacaatgactagtaaaacagatgtaaaatagaAGAAGGGGAGCATGTTGCTCTTAGcagtgattggtcagttcacaaAAAGGGACAACTTTATGCACATGGCTGTTTAAATGGCACATGAACGAAGAATACACTTTTTAGTGATTTCATAAGATGAACaacaagagacagaaaataaataaaagaatataaaaaataagttAACTCATATTTTAAGGTCATGCAAGAAAGAGTATTATTTTAACAAAAgattatatactgtacattcttAGAAAAGCATTAATTTCTCAGAGACAGTCAATATGGATGCAGATAAACAAGATCTACATCAATGGAAATAATAGAATCAATCAAGGAAATCAAATCTGAGGTTTAGTTTTAAGGAAATATTCAAAACTTATTCAGGAATAGAGAGGGAGGTTATGATTTAGGGGGTAAACTCAATTTCAGAACAATCAGTACACGGACAAACTGGAAAAGTTTTTGCACGTCAAAAATGTAGTAAAACTATGGAACTGTCTCAAATGTGGAACTAAAGCCAAACATAAAGCAGTTTGAAATTAAATATAAGCATATGGTTTTCACGGGTTAcagggaggaagaaggggaTGGATAATCAAGTGTTTTCTGGGGTTagtgtttattttcagtttctttattattgttgttatttaatttttttttttttttttttttacatttgtgttccGCTTTTTTGTTAATTATAAAGCGAGtagattatttaaaataaattgatttgtgaacacagaatgggattaaatttgttttttctttttcagtttcataAATTTATTTGgctgtaattattattaatttagttaatAATAATCTTGTTattcaataattattatttctgtCTTATGTTTATATCTACACATATTCTaactaaacatttaaattacatgtaTGTGGCCAGACCAGGAATGATGAGGCCAAACACATAATAaattttatgggtttttattCCCCGACTGGACTCCATTGAGAACAGCGTTAATAATATAAAGACTTCTGTTACTTCTTTCTAGACAGGAACCTAAATTCTCAACAACCAAAGCTGTAAAACAGTCAAAATCTGTACAACATCAAAATCTGGACATCTAGGTTAGATAACACCACTCTAGACTAGACAACAGTAGTGGCCTTtctaaacagagaaaaataaaaaacaaatacattcacTTAGCCACATAATGCATTGAGTGCATAAACTCaaggtgaaatatttaaatttaccataaaacataaaatacattcattcacagAATACAGTTTGCCCAACACTTTGTACAGAAACtcagaattaacattttatgaatgaaatcagTAACTCACTGTTCCACTGTGCAGTGTGCGTCCTCAGGAaacgcccacacacacatcaagAACTCTGCATGTGTATCTCCCCACTAAGTCAGCCGAAAAATAGGAAACaaacattgtttatttacagtttcaGTATACACCaatataatgtgattttgtttgttaatacacTTCATTGTCACTCACGCTGTCGCAGCTGCGACAGCTGTGtgtcatatattctagattcattacagtGAAGTGAAGTTAAActagatttttgttttaatctagaTTATTCCGTTTTACAGCTCATGgtaatcaaaaatccatatctcagaatattagaata from Micropterus dolomieu isolate WLL.071019.BEF.003 ecotype Adirondacks linkage group LG03, ASM2129224v1, whole genome shotgun sequence harbors:
- the LOC123968516 gene encoding macrophage mannose receptor 1-like isoform X2; amino-acid sequence: MDCAVLLISVLFGFGLNSCSHAILPEYHYVSLKMNWTDAQHYCRVKHTDLATIESIDDVSRLNRPSSDTSLLWIGLRDDTNSWRWSATGDTSKTGYYNWQPGLQSKNLRDFACVVINGEGTWKDSPCVLTLYFICYNATNPPGQKKFFLYQIGLAWKNAQAYCRTHHTDLAMIENAQENTQVFSVGLGFAGVWIGLYRTPWRWSDISSSPFTNWGIGQPNNIGGDLYCAVETSDHYWNVSRCDSELSFFCYGALKVKTTVVRIKIQTDADLSDPAINAQILQQVQG
- the LOC123968516 gene encoding macrophage mannose receptor 1-like isoform X1, whose protein sequence is MDCAVLLISVLFGFGLNSCSHAILPEYHYVSLKMNWTDAQHYCRVKHTDLATIESIDDVSRLNRPSSDTSLLWIGLRDDTNSWRWSATGDTSKTGYYNWQPGLQSKNLRDFACVVINGEGTWKDSPCVLTLYFICYNATNPPGQKKFFLYQIGLAWKNAQAYCRTHHTDLAMIENAQENTQVFSVGLGFAGVWIGLYRTPWRWSDISSSPFTNWGIGQPNNIGGDLYCAVETSDHYWNVSRCDSELSFFCYGALKVKTTVVRIKIQTDADLSDPAINAQILQQLGAGLTNKSSLTDFNLRWKIQPKKQTERKTKTDEANGKDVLCN